The following are encoded in a window of Ferribacterium limneticum genomic DNA:
- a CDS encoding DUF3943 domain-containing protein codes for MRQNDSISTFRVTPFDFALLCRSARFAVFVLLGLATYSAFGADAELTNPPAAWELPLNETTSGPPDKFDFSGNSGNPATRKNYVIPAIEIVGFEATLNLVNRRDPSGDYKSNLSSIGDNLGSSWGVDRDPFRTNQLGHPYAGAMYHTFARSLGLNYWESLAYTFAGSALWEIAGEVTPPSINDQINTGIGGTFLGEALFRLSNLMLEHGGDSPSLWREIGAAAISPATGFNRLVFRNRWDSIFASRNPAYYSKLEFGFTGTANANHGTATTQLKRNEAVADFSIDYGLPGKTGYSYTRPFDYFNLQASVSNARGFESLMTRGLLVGKDYEAGANYRGIFGLYGSYDYMAPQIFRVSSTALSIGTTGEFRLSESVALQGTGLLGIGYAAVGSTHANASELEYHYGLAPQGLLALRAIFGEKASLDLTAREYFVSRVAADSRGGRDNIVRLDASFTMRVNRRHAVSIKYLGNRRDASFPEQGGVTQSRGTIGIFYTYLGQDGFGSGDWH; via the coding sequence GTGCGACAAAATGACTCGATATCCACGTTCCGGGTGACACCCTTCGATTTCGCCTTGCTTTGCCGCTCGGCGCGGTTCGCCGTGTTCGTTTTGCTGGGGCTGGCAACGTATAGCGCATTCGGTGCGGACGCGGAGTTGACCAACCCACCGGCAGCTTGGGAACTCCCCCTGAACGAGACGACGAGCGGCCCGCCCGACAAGTTCGATTTTTCGGGGAATTCCGGGAATCCCGCTACGCGCAAGAACTATGTCATCCCGGCAATTGAAATTGTCGGCTTCGAGGCCACGCTAAATCTGGTAAACCGGCGCGACCCGAGCGGTGACTATAAAAGCAACCTTTCGTCGATCGGGGACAATTTGGGCAGCAGTTGGGGCGTCGATAGAGATCCCTTCCGTACCAACCAGCTCGGGCATCCGTATGCCGGTGCGATGTACCACACGTTTGCCCGGTCTCTTGGCCTCAACTACTGGGAGTCACTGGCCTATACCTTTGCCGGTAGCGCGTTGTGGGAAATTGCCGGTGAGGTGACGCCACCCTCGATAAACGATCAGATCAATACCGGCATCGGCGGGACATTCCTCGGTGAGGCGCTGTTTCGCCTGTCCAACCTGATGCTCGAGCATGGCGGCGATAGCCCTTCCTTGTGGCGCGAGATCGGTGCGGCGGCAATTTCTCCGGCGACAGGCTTCAATCGTCTTGTCTTTCGCAATCGATGGGATTCGATTTTTGCCAGCCGCAATCCCGCCTATTACAGCAAGCTGGAATTCGGATTCACCGGTACCGCGAATGCCAATCACGGCACCGCGACGACACAACTCAAACGCAACGAAGCCGTTGCCGATTTCTCCATCGACTACGGGCTGCCGGGGAAAACCGGATATTCCTATACCCGGCCTTTCGATTATTTCAACCTGCAGGCTAGCGTCTCAAACGCACGCGGTTTCGAAAGCCTCATGACGCGTGGACTGCTGGTCGGCAAGGACTATGAAGCAGGCGCGAACTACCGGGGAATCTTTGGGTTATACGGCAGTTACGACTACATGGCGCCGCAAATCTTTCGCGTCTCGAGCACCGCGCTCTCGATAGGCACCACCGGGGAATTCCGGTTGTCCGAATCGGTCGCGCTGCAAGGCACCGGCTTGCTGGGTATCGGCTACGCAGCGGTCGGCTCCACCCATGCGAACGCGTCCGAGCTCGAATACCACTATGGCCTGGCGCCACAAGGTCTCTTGGCCTTGCGCGCAATTTTCGGCGAAAAAGCCTCGCTTGATCTGACGGCGCGCGAATACTTCGTGAGCCGGGTTGCTGCCGACAGTCGTGGCGGGCGGGACAATATTGTCCGTCTGGATGCCTCGTTTACCATGCGCGTCAATCGGCGCCATGCGGTCAGCATCAAGTACTTGGGGAATCGCCGCGACGCGAGCTTTCCCGAGCAGGGAGGCGTAACCCAGAGTCGAGGAACGATAGGCATTTTCTACACGTATCTCGGTCAGGACGGATTCGGCAGCGGCGATTGGCACTGA